A window of Streptomyces sp. NBC_01224 genomic DNA:
GGAGAAGGTCCTCAAGGTGTCGTTCCCGCTCGATGTGCACGCCGAACGGTCCGCGGCCGAAATCCAGTTCGGACACATTCACCGCCCCACGCACGACAACACCAGCTGGGACGCGGCCCGTTTCGAGATCTGCGCCCATCGCTGGCTGCGGGTCGCCGAGCCGGGGTACGGCATCACATTGCTCAACGACTCGACGTACGGGCACGAGGTGACCCGGACTCCGCACGGTTCGGGCCTGGGCACGACCGTACGGCTGACGCTGCTGCGCGCCCCGCACAGCCCGGACCCGGAGACCGACCTCGGCAGGCATCGGTTCAGGTACGCGCTGGCGCCGGGCGGTGAGGTCACGGATGCGGTACGGGAGGGGCTGGCGCTCAATCTCCCGTTGCGGGCGGCCGTTGCGCCGGCCCTGCCGTCACTGATCAGCACCGGACATCCGGCGGTCACGGTGGAGTCGGTCAAGCTCGCCGAGGACCGCAGCGGCGATGTGATCGTGCGGCTGTACGAGTCGGCGGGAGGGCGCGCCGACACGACACTGCGGGTGGGATTTCCCGTCGTACAGGCCCGGATCACCGACCTGCTGGAACGACCGCTGCACGAGGCGGACACCGATGAGCACGGTCTCGTACTGTCGCTGCGTCCGTTCCAGATCCTGACGGTCCGCCTGACCTCTGCATGAGGTCCCGGCCGGCCCCGGTGTGAAGGCCCGGCCCGTCCCGCCCCTCTGCTCGGGTTCGTTCAGGGGCGGGGCACGTTCCGCAGGTTGGAGCGGGCCATCTGGACCATCCGGCCGACTCCGCCGTCCAGCACGATCTTGCTGGCGGAGAGCGCGAAGCCGGTCACCATCTCCGCGCTGATCTTCGGCGGGATGGAGAGCGCGTTGGGGTCGGTGACGACATCGACGAGCGCCGGGCCCTTGTGCTTGAAGGCGTCCTTGAGGGCGCTTTCGAGCTGCTTGGGCTTTTCCACCCGTACGCCGTACGCCCCGGCGGCCCTGGCAATCGCCGCGAAGTCCGGGTTCTTGTTGGTCGTACCGAACGACGGCAGGCCGGCGACCAGCATCTCCAACTCGACCATGCTGAGCGAGGAGTTGTTGAACAGCACGACCTTCACCGGCAGGTCGTACTGCACCAGGGTGAGGAAGTCGCCCATCAACATGGTGAACCCGCCGTCGCCGGACATCGAAACCACCTGCCGGTTCCGGTCGATGAACTGGGCGCCGATGGCCTGCGGCAGCGCGTTGGCCATCGAGCCGTGGCTGAACGAACCGATGACGCGGCGTTTTCCGTTGGGCGAGAGGTAGCGGGCGGCCCAGACGTTGCACATACCGGTGTCGACGGTGAACACGGCGTCGTCGTCCGCCAGATCGTCCAGCACCGAGGCGACGTACTCCGGGTGGATCGGGATGTGCTTCTCGACCTTGCGGGTGTACGCCTTGACCACGCCCTCCAGGGCGTCGGCGTGCTTCTTCAGCATCCGGTCGAGGAATTTGCGGTCGGTCTTGGTCCTGACCCGCGGGGTCAGACATCGCAGCGTCTCGCGGACGTCGCCCCAGACCGCCAGATCCAGCTTGGAGCGGCGGCCGAGGTGCTCAGGGCGCACATCGACCTGGACGATCTTGACATCGCTGGGAAGGAAGGCGTTGTACGGGAAGTCGGTGCCGAGCAGGATGAGGAGATCGCACTCGTTGGTCGCTTCGTAGGCAGCCCCGTAGCCGAGCAGTCCGCTCATGCCGACGTCGTACGGGTTGTCGTACTGGATCCATTCCTTGCCACGCAGCGCGTGCCCGACCGGGGCCTTCACCCGCTCGGCGAACTCCATCACCTCGGCGTGGGCACCCGCCGTGCCGCTGCCGCAGAACAATGTCACACGTTTCGCCTCGTCGACCATCCGGCAGAGCTTCTCGATTTCCTCGTCGCCGGGCCGTACCGTCGGCCGCGAGGTGACGAGGGCGTGCTCGATCGACTTCTCCGGGGCCGGCTGCGATGCGATGTCACCCGGCATCGAGACGACGCTGACGCCGCCTCGGCCGATCGCGTGCTGAATGGCCGTCTGGAGCAGCCGCGGCATCTGCTGCGGGTTGGAGATCATCTCGTTGTAGTGGCTGCACTCCTGGAAGAGCAGCTCCGGATGGGTCTCCTGGAAGTAGCCGAGACCGATCTCGCTCGAAGGGATGTGCGAGGCGAGGGCGAGAACGGGTGCCATGGAGCGGTGGGCGTCGTAGAGGCCGTTGATGAGATGCAGATTGCCGGGGCCGCAGGATCCGGCGCAGGCTGCCAGCGAGCCGGTGATCTGGGCCTCGGCTCCGGCTGCGAACGCGGCGGTCTCTTCGTGCCTGACCTGGATCCAGTCGATGGCCGAGTTGCGGCGGATGGCGTCGACGACCGGGTTGAGGCTGTCGCCGACGACGCCGTACATACGCTTGACGCCCGCCCGGGCGAGGATGTCGACGAACTGCTCCGACACGTTCTGCTTGGCCATGGGTGCATACCCTTTCCGCGCTTCGGCTTCCGGACTCCGCATCCATCAACCCATGGCGCGCGCGGTTACGCCTCCCAGACGCCGACACTCGTACGGTCGTCGGAGTACCCCTTCACCCTGAGCTGGGTGTCCGCGAGGAAAGTGGCGAGCCCGGGTGCCTGGTCGGGAGTCCAGCGTTCGGCGAGCTCCTGGGCGAGCGCGGGCTCGCTGCGCAGGGGTTCGGCGAGGCCGCTGCTGCACAGCAGCAGGGTGTCCCCCGGCCGGGCCACCGACGCCCGGAACCGGAACGGCTCGGCGGGCGGGGCGAGCGGGCCCTCGACATACGGGGACGAGGGCGTGGCGATGCCCGGATCCATGGTGAGGTGGTCTCCGTCGGGGCCGCTCCCGGGAGAGGGGGAGCCGAATCCGACCGCGGCTTCGCCGCTGATGTCACCGGCTTCCGGAACCTCCGGTTCGAGGTCCTGCCAGACGCCGTCGCGCAGCCGGAGGAGCCCACCGGTGCCGGCGCCGAAGAAAACCCTGGTACGGCAGTCCGGGTCCGCCGACAGCAGGAGGCAGCGCAGGCCCGCCGTGTACTGCTGCGGTTCGAGTCCCAGCTCTGCGGCGCGGGCCCGCAGCTTGCCGTAGCTGCGGTCGGTGAGGCGGTGCAGGCCGGATTTGAGGTCGCCACGGCGGCCGGCCCTTATGTCCTCGGAGAGCCGGACATGGCTGCGGCCGACGGCACCGCCGATCCAGCGGCAGGCGTCGGCCGCCGCCAGATGCGCCCGCTCGGTGGCGCGGGCCCCGGTGGCGACGGCGACCAGGACGAGCGCGCTCCTGTCGGTGCCGAAGCGGACGGTGAGCAGCGCATCGCGGCGGGGCTCGCCCCTGAACCGTGCGGAGTCCCCGCGCACGGAGGCGGCGCGCAGGGTGTACGTGCCGTATTCGGCGCCGTCGAGCACGGTGTCGGCGACGAGACCGTCGAGCTCTTGGGGGACGGTGGCGGGCAGCGTGGTGGGCTCGGCGTCGTAGGTGGGCGGCCGGTCACCCACATGGCCGATCACAGGGCGGAGTGGGGCGGGTGTGGGTGCGGGTACGCGTTCGGACTCGGGTGCAGGTGCCTGCGCGGTGACCGTGCTGACGGAGGCTTGCGGGGCGGCGGGCCCCTCGTCGCCCGGCCGCCCGGGCAGCGGCGGCGCCGGCGCGGACGCCCCATCGGCGATGGACGGCTCGGGCGCAAGCTCGGGCCCGGATGGCAGGTCGGCGGCGGCCGGAGGGCCGGCCGGAACCGGCGGTGCGGCGAAGGTGCGCGGCTGCGAAGAGCCGGCCGGGGACGCACCGGGGCCGCGTACGGGCGCAACCGGCGGCTCCCACGGAGCACGCACCCGCACCGGCTCAGGCACCACGGGCGCGGACGGCGCAGGCCCGGCCGGCGCGACCGGCGTAGGCGGAGGCGTGGACGGCGGGGGCGACAGCGGCGGCCCGGCCGACGTGCCCGGCACCACCGCCGGAGGCGGAAGCAGAAGCCCAGCCCCCTCCCCCGTTCCGTCAAACCCCCCGTGCCCGCCCGGACTCACCGCATCCGACGCCGAGTCGAAGCGGTCGTCGAGGCTGTCGGCCGCGTTGCTCGCCCCGGTGTCCCGGGCGGTCTCGTCGTACAGCCTGCGCCACCAGTCGTCCTCGTGGGCGGCGGGCCTCTCCCCCTGCTGGCTCATGCCCTTATTGTCCACCGCACGGGCCTTACGAAAACGGGTCATCCGGAAAAAGTGGCCATGAAAAAGGTCCGCCGGGCGGCCCCACCCCCCACGGGAAGGACGCCCGGCGGACCGGTCAGGACGTGATCAGCGCACGGCGTACGCGTTGTTCACGGTCTGGATGACGGAGTTGCCGTTGGCGTCCGTCAGTTCGGTCTTCAGGGTGACCGGCTTGCCGGCCGCGCCCGCGTGGTTCACGGTCGCGGTCCAGTGGCCGCCCTGCTGTGCGGTGGTGGCCCGGGTCCAGGTCTCGCCACCGTCGTACGAGTAGGAGACCTCGGCGGCGACCAGCTTTCCGGGCGTGTAGCCCGCGTGGCCGGTGACGCTCAGACCGATCGTCTGACCGTCCTTCGCCGCAAGGGTCTTGAGCCCGTCGGTCTCCAGGTCGTAGCCCGGGAAGAGCAGCGGAATCCCCTGCGAGTACACGTTCTCGTCCCGCTTCGAGCGGAACTTCCAGGTGGTCTCGGTCTGGGTGGACCGCTTCCACACGGCCGCGGGCTGGCCGAACTTGGTGGTGGTCATGGTGAGTTCGTACGCGGCGTCCCCGGCCGGGACGGTAAACACCCCGGACGGCCAGCCGGACTCGCCGAGCACCTCGCCACCGCTGGTCAGCCGCATGTTGCCGATGTCTCCGAAGGAGCCCTGGAGACCGGCGTGCTCGGTGTCGCTCCAGAAGCCCGGGGCGACGCCGATCAGGTTGTCCTGCCGTTCGGCGGCGAGCTGGACCTTGCCCGCGGCGTCACGCGGAGCGGCCGGGGCCGGGATGCCCCGGTACCAGCTCTCCGTACGCTTCGAGCCCGCCGTGTAGGTACGGGGCTGGTCGACCATGTACTCGCCCCAGGGGAAGCTGGAGGAGAGGTAGCGCTCCCAGCCGGTGTCGCCCGCCGAGTAGTACTCGGTGCGCTCGCCGGGGACGGCGACGGTGTCGAATCCACCGGAGTAACTCCCGCCGTACGGGCGGTTGATGATCATCGTGTCGACGTAGTCGGCCGCGACGCCCATCGCCTCGTACGTGGCGGTGGTCTTGCCGAGCTTGCTGTCACGGACCTTGTATGTACGGTCCGAGGTGACGGGGCCGGTCTCGGGGAACGCGAGGTTGTAGACGTACGGGCTGGCGGCGGTGGCCTTCCAGCTCAGCTTCACGGGGCCGTCGGCCAGGGCGGCCTTCAGGGCGTCCGCCTCGCTCGACTCGATACCGAGAGAGGGCAGCGGCGCCGAACCGTATCCGACGGACGGCTTCCAGGGGCCCGCGGACGGACGGTACGCGATGACCGCCTTTGCGCCCGCGGACTTGGCGTTCCGCGCCTGAGTGGCCATCGCCCCGTCATCGGCGATCTTGACGAGGGCTATCTTGCCCAAGACACCGGCGGCCTTCAGCTCGTCGGGGGTACCGGTGCCCGCGTCGACGAGTGCGGCCTCCCCGGTACCGTCGAGGTTGACGGATCCGGTGCTCGCCACCGTCGGGTGCAGTGCGGCGCCGCCGACGACCGACAGCTTCTCGATCTGCGGGGCGTACGCGCGCCAGAGGCTGGCGAACTCGAAGTCGCCGTCACTCGCCTTGCCCTGCACGTCGGCCAGGTAGTTCATGCCGGTGCCGGTGCCGGTGATGGAACCGGAGTGCAGCCAGGCGTCGTCCCAGCTGCGGCCGAAGGAGAGTGTCGTGGAGCGGCTCTCGGACGCGCGGTCCTCCGTCTTCACCTGAATCCGGTGGGCCTTGCGGGCGTCCAGTACCAGGGTGGTGTCCTTGGCGACGTTCAACTGCGGCCTGGCGAGGTAGCCGACGGACTCGACCGCCTTGCCGGTGGCGTCCTTCGTGTCGGGCGTGGTGATGAAGCTGGAGACGAAGTACGCACCGGGGCGGACCTGGT
This region includes:
- a CDS encoding pyruvate dehydrogenase, with the translated sequence MAKQNVSEQFVDILARAGVKRMYGVVGDSLNPVVDAIRRNSAIDWIQVRHEETAAFAAGAEAQITGSLAACAGSCGPGNLHLINGLYDAHRSMAPVLALASHIPSSEIGLGYFQETHPELLFQECSHYNEMISNPQQMPRLLQTAIQHAIGRGGVSVVSMPGDIASQPAPEKSIEHALVTSRPTVRPGDEEIEKLCRMVDEAKRVTLFCGSGTAGAHAEVMEFAERVKAPVGHALRGKEWIQYDNPYDVGMSGLLGYGAAYEATNECDLLILLGTDFPYNAFLPSDVKIVQVDVRPEHLGRRSKLDLAVWGDVRETLRCLTPRVRTKTDRKFLDRMLKKHADALEGVVKAYTRKVEKHIPIHPEYVASVLDDLADDDAVFTVDTGMCNVWAARYLSPNGKRRVIGSFSHGSMANALPQAIGAQFIDRNRQVVSMSGDGGFTMLMGDFLTLVQYDLPVKVVLFNNSSLSMVELEMLVAGLPSFGTTNKNPDFAAIARAAGAYGVRVEKPKQLESALKDAFKHKGPALVDVVTDPNALSIPPKISAEMVTGFALSASKIVLDGGVGRMVQMARSNLRNVPRP
- a CDS encoding protein phosphatase 2C domain-containing protein, with protein sequence MSQQGERPAAHEDDWWRRLYDETARDTGASNAADSLDDRFDSASDAVSPGGHGGFDGTGEGAGLLLPPPAVVPGTSAGPPLSPPPSTPPPTPVAPAGPAPSAPVVPEPVRVRAPWEPPVAPVRGPGASPAGSSQPRTFAAPPVPAGPPAAADLPSGPELAPEPSIADGASAPAPPLPGRPGDEGPAAPQASVSTVTAQAPAPESERVPAPTPAPLRPVIGHVGDRPPTYDAEPTTLPATVPQELDGLVADTVLDGAEYGTYTLRAASVRGDSARFRGEPRRDALLTVRFGTDRSALVLVAVATGARATERAHLAAADACRWIGGAVGRSHVRLSEDIRAGRRGDLKSGLHRLTDRSYGKLRARAAELGLEPQQYTAGLRCLLLSADPDCRTRVFFGAGTGGLLRLRDGVWQDLEPEVPEAGDISGEAAVGFGSPSPGSGPDGDHLTMDPGIATPSSPYVEGPLAPPAEPFRFRASVARPGDTLLLCSSGLAEPLRSEPALAQELAERWTPDQAPGLATFLADTQLRVKGYSDDRTSVGVWEA